In Macadamia integrifolia cultivar HAES 741 chromosome 5, SCU_Mint_v3, whole genome shotgun sequence, a single window of DNA contains:
- the LOC122080020 gene encoding probable RNA-dependent RNA polymerase 1 isoform X1 yields the protein MGKTIQLSGFPTDVTAEAVKEFLERYTGNGTIYALKIKIQNPKSVSRTSAFATVQFASAESAEMITYLVNRPLQLYYGTNCLKVKDMKRDIEPKPRSSTLTLENTTLHFGCQVSGDQFSVFWSGQNVKVNFGFKLRKIYFFLSYGGVEYKLQLSYEDIWQIQLRHPHSQNSYKYLLIQVLGVPLIYEKTVRSSGLSYEDPVLNYCMDDSNDQWDRATDFTPSCCIGQSSAMCLELSCSCSLLDFKEYFDHYKEDEGQFILKSGSAFSRNLDLVPIVGPPDVPELQGFPYDILFKVCSLVQNGCLAGPTLDANFFKLVHPAHNPVKYIEHALEKLYHLKECCYEPVQWLHEQYGRYRKSNRLPNSPSIFLDTGLVYVRRVLITPSKVYFCGPEFNVSNRVLRNFHNYIDNFIRVSFVDEDFDKLHSKDLSPCTKEERHTGIYRRILSTLRNGLIIGEKTFDFLAFSSSQLRENSAWMFAKTDDGLTAARIRDWMGDFRAIRNVAKYAARLGQSFGSSTETLNVRKDEVESIPDIELERGQMKYVFSDGIGKISADFARRVAIKCGLKSSIPSAFQIRYGGYKGVVAVDPTSTMKLSLRKSMCKYESQNTKLDVLAWSKYQPCFLNRQVITLLSTLGVKDHVFQEKQNQAVDELDAILTDSLRAQEALELMSPGENSNVLKEMLMCGYEPHAEPFLSLMLQTFRAAKLNELRTKSRIFVPDGRSLMGCLDETRTLEYGQVFVQVSGIGHMFGGNESDQKKRIVKGNVVVAKNPCLHPGDVRVLQAIDVPALNHMVDCIVFPQKGERPHPNECSGSDLDGDLYFVSWDPALIPPRQIQPMEYVPAETISLDHDVTIEQVEEYFTNFIVNESLGIISNAHTVLADKEPDKAESNKCIELARLFSIAVDFPKTGVPAEIPHRLRVKEYPDFMEKDDDKSTYESQGVIGKLYRDIKNKVPHTSFTEFTEEVARKSYDPDMEFDGFEDYIDDAYYYKGEYDFKLGNLMDYYGIKTEAMILSGSMMKMAKSFTKKWDAEEAMGLEVRSLKKEARRWFDDGLGPGSPTDKAYAKASAWYHVTYHPDYWGCYNDGMKRDHYLSFPWCVYDKLIKIKKIKIKDKSSITSSLEHYFADGLRHS from the exons ATGGGGAAGACGATTCAGCTCTCTGGGTTCCCTACTGATGTTACTGCAGAAGCAGTTAAAGAATTTCTGGAACGTTACACTGGCAATGGAACTATTTATGCTCTGAAAATAAAGATCCAGAATCCAAAATCAGTTAGTCGGACTTCTGCTTTTGCTACTGTACAATTTGCATCTGCTGAAAGTGCTGAAATGATAACCTACTTGGTTAATCGGCCTCTGCAACTGTATTATGGAACTAATTGTTTGAAGGTTAAGGATATGAAACGTGATATAGAACCCAAACCAAGGTCCTCAACTCTCACTTTGGAGAATACGACACTACATTTTGGCTGTCAGGTTTCTGGTGATCAATTCTCTGTTTTCTGGTCAGGGCAGAATGTTAAGGTGAACTTTGGTTTTAAGCTTCGGAAGATATACTTCTTCTTGTCTTATGGCGGAGTAGAGTATAAGCTTCAACTCTCTTATGAGGATATCTGGCAAATCCAGCTTCGTCATCCACATAGTCAAAATAGTTACAAGTATCTGCTAATTCAG GTGCTTGGAGTTCCTCTTATCTATGAGAAAACTGTACGCTCTTCGGGGCTTTCATATGAAGATCCTGTTTTAAATTATTGTATGGATGATTCAAATGATCAGTGGGATAGAGCAACCGATTTCACTCCCTCATGTTGTATTGGGCAATCTTCTGCCATGTGCTTGGAACTTTCATGCAGCTGTTCGCTTCTGGATTTCAAAGAATATTTTGACCActataaagaagatgaaggtcAGTTCATTTTGAAGAGTGGATCAGCTTTCTCCCGTAATTTGGATCTAGTCCCCATTGTTGGCCCTCCTGATGTTCCTGAGTTGCAGGGATTTCCATATGACATTCTCTTTAAGGTGTGTTCCTTGGTTCAGAATGGGTGCCTTGCTGGGCCAACACTTGATGCCAATTTTTTTAAGTTGGTTCATCCTGCACACAATCCAGTTAAGtacatagagcatgccttggaGAAGTTATATCATCTAAAAGAGTGCTGCTATGAACCTGTCCAGTGGCTCCATGAGCAATATGGAAGATACCGTAAATCCAATCGTCTACCTAATTCTCCTTCTATTTTCTTAGATACCGGCTTGGTATATGTCCGTAGGGTTCTAATAACCCCTAGTAAAGTGTACTTTTGTGGTCCAGAGTTTAATGTTTCAAATCGTGTGCTACGCAACTTCCATAACTACATTGATAATTTTATTCGTGTATCTTTTGTTGACGAGGATTTTGATAAACTGCATTCAAAAGATTTATCTCCATGTACCAAGGAAGAAAGACATACTGGAATTTATAGAAGGATACTTTCTACTTTAAGAAATGGCTTAATTATTGGAGAAAAGACATTTGATTTTCTTGCCTTCTCATCAAGTCAGTTGCGTGAAAATTCTGCATGGATGTTTGCAAAAACAGATGATGGGCTTACAGCAGCAAGGATAAGAGATTGGATGGGTGATTTTCGTGCAATAAGAAATGTGGCAAAGTATGCTGCTAGATTGGGTCAATCTTTCGGTTCTTCCACAGAAACTCTTAACGTTCGTAAGGATGAAGTTGAGAGTATCCCTGACATTGAGCTGGAAAGAGGACAGATGAAATATGTTTTCTCGGATGGGATTGGAAAAATTTCTGCTGATTTTGCTAGGAGAGTTGCAATAAAATGTGGCTTAAAAAGTTCTATTCCTTCTGCCTTTCAAATAAGATATGGTGGCTACAAGGGTGTTGTGGCTGTTGATCCTACATCAACAATGAAATTATCCTTGAGGAAGAGTATGTGTAAGTATGAATCGCAAAACACAAAACTTGATGTTCTGGCATGGAGCAAATATCAGCCTTGCTTCCTCAATCGTCAGGTTATCACTCTTTTGTCAACACTTGGTGTGAAAGATCATGTTTTTCAAGAGAAGCAAAATCAGGCTGTAGATGAACTAGATGCTATTCTAACTGATTCATTGAGGGCACAGGAAGCACTTGAGCTGATGTCTCCAGGTGAAAACAGTAATGTTCTGAAGGAAATGTTGATGTGTGGTTATGAGCCTCATGCTGAACCATTCCTTTCGCTGATGCTACAAACATTTCGGGCAGCAAAGCTGAATGAACTACGGACAAAGTCAAGGATATTTGTTCCAGATGGAAGATCATTAATGGGATGTCTGGATGAAACTCGAACCTTGGAATATGGGCAAGTATTTGTCCAAGTTTCTGGCATTGGCCACATGTTTGGTGGAAATGAATCAGACCAGAAAAAAAGAATTGTTAAGGGAAATGTAGTCGTTGCTAAAAACCCATGCTTGCATCCTGGCGACGTGCGTGTTTTGCAAGCCATTGATGTCCCAGCATTGAACCATATGGTTGATTGCATTGTTTTCCCACAAAAAGGAGAAAG ACCACACCCGAATGAATGTTCAGGAAGTGATTTAGATGGAGATCTATACTTTGTTAGTTGGGACCCTGCACTTATTCCACCTCGTCAAATCCAACCCATGGAGTATGTCCCGGCAGAAACTATTTCCTTGGACCACGATGTTACAATTGAG CAAGTTGAGGAGTACTTCACAAACTTCATAGTGAATGAAAGCCTTGGAATAATTTCAAATGCTCACACAGTATTGGCTGACAAGGAACCTGACAAGGCAGAAAGCAATAAATGTATAGAGCTTGCGAGGCTTTTCTCAATTGCTGTTGATTTTCCAAAGACTGGTGTACCAGCTGAAATCCCACATCGTCTACGTGTCAAGGAATATCCAGATTTCATGGAAAAGGATGATGACAAGTCAACCTACGAATCACAGGGAGTGATTGGAAAACTGTACAGAGATATAAAAAACAAAGTACCACACACATCCTTTACAGAATTTACTGAGGAGGTTGCAAGGAAATCTTATGACCCTGACATGGAGTTTGATGGCTTTGAGGATTACATTGATGATGCTTATTATTACAAAGGTGAGTACGATTTTAAGTTGGGAAACCTAATGGATTATTATGGGATCAAAACCGAGGCAATGATCCTCAGTGGGAGTATGATGAAGATGGCAAAATCATTCACAAAGAAATGGGACGCGGAGGAGGCAATGGGATTGGAAGTTAGGTCTTTAAAGAAAGAGGCAAGGAGATGGTTCGATGATGGACTTGGGCCAGGCTCACCAACCGACAAGGCATATGCTAAGGCATCAGCTTGGTATCATGTAACATATCATCCTGATTACTGGGGCTGTTACAATGACGGAATGAAACGGGACCATTACCTTAGTTTTCCATGGTGTGTCTATGATAAGCTGATAAAGATCAAGAAGATAAAGATCAAGGACAAAAGCAGTATCACAAGTTCACTGGAACACTACTTTGCAGATGGTTTGAGGCATAGTTGA
- the LOC122080020 gene encoding probable RNA-dependent RNA polymerase 1 isoform X2 yields the protein MDDSNDQWDRATDFTPSCCIGQSSAMCLELSCSCSLLDFKEYFDHYKEDEGQFILKSGSAFSRNLDLVPIVGPPDVPELQGFPYDILFKVCSLVQNGCLAGPTLDANFFKLVHPAHNPVKYIEHALEKLYHLKECCYEPVQWLHEQYGRYRKSNRLPNSPSIFLDTGLVYVRRVLITPSKVYFCGPEFNVSNRVLRNFHNYIDNFIRVSFVDEDFDKLHSKDLSPCTKEERHTGIYRRILSTLRNGLIIGEKTFDFLAFSSSQLRENSAWMFAKTDDGLTAARIRDWMGDFRAIRNVAKYAARLGQSFGSSTETLNVRKDEVESIPDIELERGQMKYVFSDGIGKISADFARRVAIKCGLKSSIPSAFQIRYGGYKGVVAVDPTSTMKLSLRKSMCKYESQNTKLDVLAWSKYQPCFLNRQVITLLSTLGVKDHVFQEKQNQAVDELDAILTDSLRAQEALELMSPGENSNVLKEMLMCGYEPHAEPFLSLMLQTFRAAKLNELRTKSRIFVPDGRSLMGCLDETRTLEYGQVFVQVSGIGHMFGGNESDQKKRIVKGNVVVAKNPCLHPGDVRVLQAIDVPALNHMVDCIVFPQKGERPHPNECSGSDLDGDLYFVSWDPALIPPRQIQPMEYVPAETISLDHDVTIEQVEEYFTNFIVNESLGIISNAHTVLADKEPDKAESNKCIELARLFSIAVDFPKTGVPAEIPHRLRVKEYPDFMEKDDDKSTYESQGVIGKLYRDIKNKVPHTSFTEFTEEVARKSYDPDMEFDGFEDYIDDAYYYKGEYDFKLGNLMDYYGIKTEAMILSGSMMKMAKSFTKKWDAEEAMGLEVRSLKKEARRWFDDGLGPGSPTDKAYAKASAWYHVTYHPDYWGCYNDGMKRDHYLSFPWCVYDKLIKIKKIKIKDKSSITSSLEHYFADGLRHS from the exons ATGGATGATTCAAATGATCAGTGGGATAGAGCAACCGATTTCACTCCCTCATGTTGTATTGGGCAATCTTCTGCCATGTGCTTGGAACTTTCATGCAGCTGTTCGCTTCTGGATTTCAAAGAATATTTTGACCActataaagaagatgaaggtcAGTTCATTTTGAAGAGTGGATCAGCTTTCTCCCGTAATTTGGATCTAGTCCCCATTGTTGGCCCTCCTGATGTTCCTGAGTTGCAGGGATTTCCATATGACATTCTCTTTAAGGTGTGTTCCTTGGTTCAGAATGGGTGCCTTGCTGGGCCAACACTTGATGCCAATTTTTTTAAGTTGGTTCATCCTGCACACAATCCAGTTAAGtacatagagcatgccttggaGAAGTTATATCATCTAAAAGAGTGCTGCTATGAACCTGTCCAGTGGCTCCATGAGCAATATGGAAGATACCGTAAATCCAATCGTCTACCTAATTCTCCTTCTATTTTCTTAGATACCGGCTTGGTATATGTCCGTAGGGTTCTAATAACCCCTAGTAAAGTGTACTTTTGTGGTCCAGAGTTTAATGTTTCAAATCGTGTGCTACGCAACTTCCATAACTACATTGATAATTTTATTCGTGTATCTTTTGTTGACGAGGATTTTGATAAACTGCATTCAAAAGATTTATCTCCATGTACCAAGGAAGAAAGACATACTGGAATTTATAGAAGGATACTTTCTACTTTAAGAAATGGCTTAATTATTGGAGAAAAGACATTTGATTTTCTTGCCTTCTCATCAAGTCAGTTGCGTGAAAATTCTGCATGGATGTTTGCAAAAACAGATGATGGGCTTACAGCAGCAAGGATAAGAGATTGGATGGGTGATTTTCGTGCAATAAGAAATGTGGCAAAGTATGCTGCTAGATTGGGTCAATCTTTCGGTTCTTCCACAGAAACTCTTAACGTTCGTAAGGATGAAGTTGAGAGTATCCCTGACATTGAGCTGGAAAGAGGACAGATGAAATATGTTTTCTCGGATGGGATTGGAAAAATTTCTGCTGATTTTGCTAGGAGAGTTGCAATAAAATGTGGCTTAAAAAGTTCTATTCCTTCTGCCTTTCAAATAAGATATGGTGGCTACAAGGGTGTTGTGGCTGTTGATCCTACATCAACAATGAAATTATCCTTGAGGAAGAGTATGTGTAAGTATGAATCGCAAAACACAAAACTTGATGTTCTGGCATGGAGCAAATATCAGCCTTGCTTCCTCAATCGTCAGGTTATCACTCTTTTGTCAACACTTGGTGTGAAAGATCATGTTTTTCAAGAGAAGCAAAATCAGGCTGTAGATGAACTAGATGCTATTCTAACTGATTCATTGAGGGCACAGGAAGCACTTGAGCTGATGTCTCCAGGTGAAAACAGTAATGTTCTGAAGGAAATGTTGATGTGTGGTTATGAGCCTCATGCTGAACCATTCCTTTCGCTGATGCTACAAACATTTCGGGCAGCAAAGCTGAATGAACTACGGACAAAGTCAAGGATATTTGTTCCAGATGGAAGATCATTAATGGGATGTCTGGATGAAACTCGAACCTTGGAATATGGGCAAGTATTTGTCCAAGTTTCTGGCATTGGCCACATGTTTGGTGGAAATGAATCAGACCAGAAAAAAAGAATTGTTAAGGGAAATGTAGTCGTTGCTAAAAACCCATGCTTGCATCCTGGCGACGTGCGTGTTTTGCAAGCCATTGATGTCCCAGCATTGAACCATATGGTTGATTGCATTGTTTTCCCACAAAAAGGAGAAAG ACCACACCCGAATGAATGTTCAGGAAGTGATTTAGATGGAGATCTATACTTTGTTAGTTGGGACCCTGCACTTATTCCACCTCGTCAAATCCAACCCATGGAGTATGTCCCGGCAGAAACTATTTCCTTGGACCACGATGTTACAATTGAG CAAGTTGAGGAGTACTTCACAAACTTCATAGTGAATGAAAGCCTTGGAATAATTTCAAATGCTCACACAGTATTGGCTGACAAGGAACCTGACAAGGCAGAAAGCAATAAATGTATAGAGCTTGCGAGGCTTTTCTCAATTGCTGTTGATTTTCCAAAGACTGGTGTACCAGCTGAAATCCCACATCGTCTACGTGTCAAGGAATATCCAGATTTCATGGAAAAGGATGATGACAAGTCAACCTACGAATCACAGGGAGTGATTGGAAAACTGTACAGAGATATAAAAAACAAAGTACCACACACATCCTTTACAGAATTTACTGAGGAGGTTGCAAGGAAATCTTATGACCCTGACATGGAGTTTGATGGCTTTGAGGATTACATTGATGATGCTTATTATTACAAAGGTGAGTACGATTTTAAGTTGGGAAACCTAATGGATTATTATGGGATCAAAACCGAGGCAATGATCCTCAGTGGGAGTATGATGAAGATGGCAAAATCATTCACAAAGAAATGGGACGCGGAGGAGGCAATGGGATTGGAAGTTAGGTCTTTAAAGAAAGAGGCAAGGAGATGGTTCGATGATGGACTTGGGCCAGGCTCACCAACCGACAAGGCATATGCTAAGGCATCAGCTTGGTATCATGTAACATATCATCCTGATTACTGGGGCTGTTACAATGACGGAATGAAACGGGACCATTACCTTAGTTTTCCATGGTGTGTCTATGATAAGCTGATAAAGATCAAGAAGATAAAGATCAAGGACAAAAGCAGTATCACAAGTTCACTGGAACACTACTTTGCAGATGGTTTGAGGCATAGTTGA
- the LOC122079766 gene encoding RNA-dependent RNA polymerase 1-like, whose protein sequence is MRKTIQLSGFPHTVTAEAIKGFLEGHTGNGTVYALKIKLQKRKPRRRALAFASVQFTTATSAEIITNLVNGPLRLRYGTFYLKVWVMDRDIVPKPRPSIFNLEHTKLHFGCQVSDDQFFVLWSGQNVMVNFGFELRKIYFFLSYGGVEYKLELSYEDIWKIQLRRPDGQNRYKFLLIQVLGVPMIYEKAVRSSELSYEDPILNYFMDASNDQWDRATDFTPSCCIGQSSAMCLELSYNCELLDFKEHFIYYEEDEGQFILKSGSAFSRNLDLVPIVGPPDIPELERFPYKILFKVCSLVQNGCLAGPTLDANFFKLVHPAHNPVKYIEHALEELYHLKECCYEPVKWLLKQYGSYRKSNRLPKSPSISRGTGLVYVRRVQITPSKVYFCGPEINVSNRVLRNFSKYIDNFIRVSFVDEDSDKLYSTDLSPRTPSAVEERRTGIYKRIFSTLRDGLVIGEKRFDFLAFSSSQLRDNSAWMFAETDDGLTAATIRDWMGDFRGIRNVAKYAARLGQSFSSSTATLDVSNREFENICDIELVRGQVKYVFSDGIGKISADFARQVAEKCGLKSSTPSAFQIRYGGYKGVVAVDPTSTMKLSLRKSMCKYESQNTKLDVLAWSKYQPCFLNRQIITLLSTLGVKDHIFQEKQKQVVDKLDVILTDPLRALEALELMSPGENSNVLKEMLICGYEPHSEPFLLMMLQTFRAAKLQELRMKTRIFVSNGRSLMGCLDETGTLEYGQVFVQVSSIGHMIRGNESHQKKIIKENVTVAKNPCLHPGDVRVLQAIDVPALNHMVDCIVFPQKGARPHPNECSGSDLDGDTYFVSWDPALIPPRQIQPMEYVPAETISLDHDVTIEQVEEYFTNYIVNESLGMIANAHTVLADKEPEKAESNKCIELARLFSIAVDFPKTGVPAEIPSHLHVREYPDFMEKLDKPTYESRGVIGKL, encoded by the exons ATGAGGAAGACGATTCAGCTCTCTGGGTTCCCTCATACTGTTACTGCAGAAGCAATTAAGGGATTTCTGGAGGGTCACACTGGAAATGGAACTGTTTATGCACTGAAAATCAAACTCCAGAAACGAAAACCTCGTAGACGGGCGCTTGCTTTTGCTAGTGTGCAATTTACAACTGCTACAAGTGCTGAAATTATAACCAACTTGGTCAATGGGCCCCTGCGCCTGCGTTATGGTACTTTTTATTTGAAGGTTTGGGTTATGGATCGCGATATAGTACCAAAGCCAAGGCCATCGATTTTCAATTTGGAGCATACGAAACTGCATTTTGGTTGTCAGGTTTCAGATGACCAATTCTTTGTTCTCTGGTCAGGGCAGAATGTTATGGTAaactttggttttgaattgCGGAAGATATACTTCTTCTTGTCTTATGGCGGAGTAGAATATAAGCTTGAACTCTCTTATGAGGACATTTGGAAAATCCAGCTTCGTCGTCCAGATGGTCAAAATAGATACAAGTTTCTCTTAATTCAG GTACTTGGTGTTCCTATGATCTATGAGAAAGCTGTACGCTCTTCAGAGCTTTCATATGAAGATCctattttaaactattttatgGATGCTTCAAATGATCAGTGGGATAGAGCAACGGATTTCACTCCCTCATGTTGTATTGGGCAATCTTCTGCCATGTGCTTGGAACTTTCATACAACTGTGAACTTCTGGATTTCAAAGAACATTTTATCTactatgaagaagatgaaggtcaGTTCATTTTGAAGAGTGGATCAGCTTTCTCCCGCAATTTGGATCTAGTCCCCATTGTTGGCCCTCCTGATATCCCTGAGTTGGAGAGATTTCCATATAAAATTCTCTTTAAGGTGTGTTCCTTGGTTCAGAATGGGTGCCTTGCGGGGCCAACACTTGATGCCAATTTTTTCAAGTTGGTTCATCCTGCCCACAATCCAGTTAAGtacatagagcatgccttggaGGAGCTGTATCATTTAAAAGAATGCTGCTATGAACCTGTCAAGTGGCTCCTTAAGCAATATGGAAGCTACCGTAAATCCAATCGTCTGCCTAAGTCTCCTTCTATTTCCAGAGGTACCGGCTTGGTATATGTCCGCAGGGTTCAAATAACCCCTAGTAAAGTGTACTTCTGTGGTCCGGAGATTAATGTTTCCAATCGTGTGCTACGCAACTTCTCTAAATACATTGATAATTTTATTCGTGTATCTTTTGTTGATGAGGATTCAGATAAATTGTATTCAACAGATTTATCTCCACGTACACCTTCTGCCGTTGAAGAAAGACGTACTGGAATTTATAAAAGAATATTTTCTACTTTAAGAGATGGCTTAGTTATTGGAGAAAAGAGATTTGATTTTCTTGCCTTCTCATCAAGTCAGTTGCGTGATAATTCTGCATGGATGTTTGCGGAAACGGATGATGGGCTTACAGCTGCAACGATAAGAGATTGGATGGGTGATTTTCGTGGAATAAGAAATGTGGCAAAGTATGCTGCTAGATTGGGTCAATCTTTCAGTTCTTCCACAGCTACTCTTGATGTTTCCAATCGTGAATTTGAAAATATATGTGACATAGAATTGGTAAGAGGTCAGGTGAAATATGTTTTCTCAGATGGGATTGGCAAAATTTCTGCTGATTTTGCTAGGCAAGTTGCAGAAAAATGTGGCTTAAAAAGCTCTACTCCATCTGCCTTTCAAATAAGATATGGTGGCTACAAGGGTGTTGTGGCTGTAGATCCTACATCAACAATGAAATTATCCTTAAGGAAGAGCATGTGTAAATATGAATCACAGAATACAAAACTAGATGTTCTGGCATGGAGCAAGTATCAGCCTTGCTTCCTCAATCGTCAGATAATCACTCTTTTGTCAACACTTGGTGTGAAAGACCATATTTTTCAAGAGAAGCAAAAGCAGGTTGTAGACAAACTGGATGTTATTCTAACTGATCCATTGAGGGCACTGGAAGCACTTGAGCTGATGTCTCCAGGTGAAAACAGTAATGTTCTCAAGGAAATGTTGATATGTGGTTATGAGCCTCATTCTGAACCATTCCTTTTGATGATGCTACAAACATTCCGGGCAGCAAAGCTGCAAGAACTGCGGATGAAGACTAGGATATTTGTTTCAAATGGAAGATCATTAATGGGATGTCTGGACGAAACTGGAACTTTGGAATATGGGCAAGTATTTGTCCAAGTTTCTAGCATTGGGCACATGATTCGTGGAAATGAATCACAccagaaaaaaattattaaggaAAACGTAACTGTTGCTAAAAACCCATGCTTGCATCCTGGTGATGTGCGTGTTTTGCAAGCCATTGATGTCCCAGCATTGAACCATATGGTTGATTGCATTGTTTTCCCACAAAAAGGTGCAAG ACCACACCCGAATGAATGTTCAGGAAGTGATTTAGATGGAGATACATACTTTGTAAGCTGGGACCCTGCACTTATTCCACCTCGTCAAATCCAACCAATGGAGTATGTCCCAGCAGAAACTATTTCCCTGGACCACGACGTTACAATTGAG CAAGTTGAGGAGTACTTCACGAACTACATAGTGAATGAAAGCCTTGGAATGATTGCAAATGCTCACACAGTATTAGCTGACAAGGAACCAGAAAAGGCAGAAAGCAATAAATGTATAGAGCTTGCAAGGCTTTTCTCAATTGCTGTTGATTTCCCAAAGACTGGTGTACCTGCTGAAATTCCAAGTCATCTACACGTCAGGGAATATCCAGATTTCATGGAAAAGCTTGACAAGCCAACCTATGAATCACGAGGAGTGATTGGAAAACTGTAG
- the LOC122079846 gene encoding probable RNA-dependent RNA polymerase 1 yields MEVDGFEDYIDDAYYYKGEYDSKSGNLMSYYGIKTEAQILSECITKTEKSFSKKWDRDAIGLEVKSLKKKARRWFDVGLGSGSAPDKVYAKASAWYHVTYHPDYWGCYNEGMNRDHYLSFPWCIYDKLVKIKKDKSSIRRSLHLSSLERQFADGLTLG; encoded by the coding sequence ATGGAGGTTGATGGCTTTGAGGATTACATCGATGATGCTTATTATTACAAAGGTGAGTATGATTCTAAGTCGGGAAACCTGATGAGTTATTATGGGATCAAAACTGAGGCACAGATCCTCAGTGAGTGTATCACGAAGACAGAAAAGTCATTCTCCAAGAAATGGGATAGGGATGCAATTGGATTGGAAGTCAAGTCTTTAAAGAAGAAGGCAAGGAGATGGTTTGATGTGGGACTGGGGTCAGGCTCAGCACCCGACAAGGTATATGCTAAGGCATCAGCTTGGTATCATGTAACATATCATCCTGATTACTGGGGATGTTATAATGAGGGAATGAATCGGGACCATTACCTAAGTTTTCCATGGTGCATCTATGATAAgctggtaaagatcaagaaggACAAAAGCAGTATCAGAAGGTCACTTCATTTATCATCACTGGAACGCCAATTCGCAGATGGTTTGACGCTTGGTTGA